A genome region from Anabaena sphaerica FACHB-251 includes the following:
- a CDS encoding FAD-dependent oxidoreductase — MQPNSRPSLKNLVFIGGGHSHAIVLKLFGNNPVAGVNLTLITPDQYTPYSGMLPGHIARFYNYSECHIDLQTLSKFAKARLYLDRVVGLDLKNNKVVCANRPAVDFDILSIDIGSTPMKLSVSGAAEYTIAAKPVAQLLEHWYKLQEMVMRNPQKPLSISIVGGGAGGVELALSMLAGLRRLGIENLEVHLWQRTGELMPNHHPSVRQIMQEVLISQGAKLHLCENVCQVRQIIDDQLEIKSESGLIIRCDQVFWVTQAAAANWVKDSGIGTDEKGFILVDDHLQSVTHPQIFAAGDIATMINYHLSKAGVFAVRQGKPLYENLRRMIFGKSLQPYKPQKEYLSLIGTGDGRALATRGNFTLPPHQLLWHWKDFIDRRFMAKFQNIPKT, encoded by the coding sequence ATGCAGCCAAATTCCCGACCAAGCCTAAAAAACCTAGTGTTCATAGGTGGTGGACATAGTCATGCCATTGTCTTGAAGCTTTTTGGTAATAACCCTGTGGCTGGAGTAAATTTGACCTTAATTACTCCAGATCAATATACACCCTACTCTGGGATGTTGCCCGGACATATTGCCAGATTTTACAATTATTCTGAATGCCATATTGACTTGCAAACTTTAAGCAAATTTGCTAAAGCTCGTTTGTATCTTGATAGAGTCGTGGGGCTAGATTTAAAAAATAACAAAGTGGTTTGTGCTAACAGACCTGCGGTAGATTTTGATATTCTGTCTATCGATATTGGCAGCACTCCGATGAAATTGTCTGTATCAGGTGCGGCAGAATATACAATTGCGGCGAAACCAGTAGCACAACTTTTAGAACATTGGTATAAATTACAGGAAATGGTGATGAGAAACCCCCAAAAGCCGCTAAGTATTAGTATTGTTGGTGGTGGGGCTGGGGGTGTAGAATTGGCGTTATCAATGTTGGCAGGTTTACGGAGATTGGGAATTGAAAATTTAGAAGTGCATTTATGGCAACGCACTGGGGAATTAATGCCAAATCATCACCCATCAGTGCGGCAAATTATGCAGGAAGTTCTAATTAGTCAAGGTGCAAAATTGCATTTGTGTGAAAATGTGTGTCAAGTTAGACAAATAATAGATGATCAATTAGAAATTAAATCTGAATCTGGCTTAATAATCAGGTGTGATCAAGTATTTTGGGTGACACAAGCAGCAGCAGCAAATTGGGTAAAAGATTCGGGAATTGGTACTGATGAAAAAGGTTTTATTTTAGTAGATGATCATTTGCAATCTGTTACCCATCCCCAAATTTTTGCAGCGGGTGATATTGCCACGATGATTAATTATCACTTATCAAAAGCTGGTGTATTTGCGGTGCGTCAAGGTAAACCACTGTATGAGAATTTGCGAAGGATGATTTTCGGTAAATCACTTCAACCCTACAAACCACAAAAAGAGTATTTAAGTTTAATTGGGACTGGTGATGGACGCGCATTAGCCACGAGAGGAAATTTCACCTTACCACCTCATCAATTACTTTGGCACTGGAAAGACTTTATTGATCGCCGCTTCATGGCAAAATTTCAAAATATACCAAAAACCTGA
- a CDS encoding ribonuclease T2 family protein, which produces MQIKNLVVASSLLITTLAIPNSAVAQKPGIPGKFDFYVLTLSWSPDHCARNGNRDPQQCSPGRKYGFVLHGLWPQYQKGYPANCSTEKLPSLVKEKFRGLFPSEKLYNHEWEKHGTCSGQKPNEYLALSRELKYSLVIPTAYKSPEKPFRTTVKNLKIAFLSANKKFTANSIAPYCSDSGRFLQEVFFCYSKDGKAGICSEEILRRSQKSCGQDSFLVRNVR; this is translated from the coding sequence ATGCAAATAAAGAACCTTGTAGTCGCTTCTTCTTTATTGATAACTACCTTAGCTATACCGAATAGTGCAGTAGCTCAAAAACCTGGTATTCCTGGTAAATTTGATTTTTATGTTTTAACATTATCCTGGTCTCCTGATCATTGCGCGAGAAATGGTAATCGTGACCCCCAGCAGTGCAGTCCAGGAAGAAAATATGGTTTTGTTTTACATGGACTTTGGCCACAATATCAAAAAGGTTATCCCGCTAACTGTTCAACTGAAAAATTACCTTCCTTAGTCAAAGAGAAGTTTAGAGGTTTGTTTCCCAGTGAGAAACTTTATAATCATGAATGGGAAAAACATGGAACTTGTTCAGGTCAAAAACCTAACGAATATCTAGCATTAAGTAGAGAGTTAAAATATTCTCTCGTTATTCCCACAGCTTATAAAAGTCCTGAAAAACCTTTTCGTACTACGGTTAAAAACTTAAAAATTGCCTTTCTCAGTGCTAATAAAAAATTTACTGCTAATAGTATTGCGCCCTATTGTTCTGATTCTGGTAGGTTTTTACAAGAAGTTTTCTTTTGTTATTCTAAAGATGGTAAGGCTGGTATTTGTAGTGAGGAGATTTTGAGACGTTCTCAAAAAAGTTGTGGACAGGATAGTTTTTTAGTGAGAAATGTAAGGTAA
- a CDS encoding histidine phosphatase family protein: MNQIIWIARHANRLDFVNPDWFLTAEKRYDPPLSDDGMVQAQQLAKRLKGEKISHIFASPFLRTVQTANAIAEVLDLPIKLETGLSEWLNPEWMTEAPERLSTSDLAALFPRIDISYTSRIAAQYPETHEKVRQRSAQTARCLVTEFWPDDILLVAHGASVLGAAMGLVGDIAKTEVKATLCSLVKVVRQESEWLLELKGDTSHLTTIEEVVRFV, from the coding sequence ATGAATCAAATCATCTGGATCGCAAGACACGCCAACCGACTCGACTTTGTAAATCCTGATTGGTTTCTCACAGCGGAAAAACGCTATGATCCACCATTATCAGATGATGGCATGGTACAGGCACAACAACTAGCAAAACGACTAAAAGGCGAAAAAATCAGCCATATTTTCGCATCCCCCTTTTTGCGAACAGTGCAAACAGCTAATGCGATCGCAGAAGTCTTAGATTTACCAATTAAACTAGAAACAGGCTTGAGTGAATGGTTAAATCCAGAATGGATGACAGAAGCACCAGAAAGACTGTCAACGTCGGATTTAGCAGCATTATTCCCCAGAATAGATATTAGCTACACATCGCGGATTGCGGCACAATATCCCGAAACCCATGAAAAGGTAAGACAACGTTCTGCACAAACAGCAAGATGTCTGGTGACTGAGTTCTGGCCTGATGATATTCTTTTGGTAGCACATGGCGCTTCTGTACTGGGTGCAGCGATGGGTTTAGTAGGTGATATAGCCAAAACAGAAGTTAAAGCTACTTTATGTTCTTTAGTAAAAGTGGTACGTCAAGAATCAGAATGGTTACTAGAACTAAAGGGAGATACTTCTCATTTGACCACAATCGAGGAAGTAGTAAGATTTGTATAA
- a CDS encoding glucokinase, which translates to MTLLLAGDIGGTKTILRLVESLESLGLKTLHEESYRSGDFPDLVPIVQKFLAAANTSTPEKACFAIAGPVVKNTAKLTNLAWFLDTERLAQQLGIPAISLINDFAAVGYGIFGLTKQDLLTLQVGKHQADAPMAVIGAGTGLGQGFLIKQGNQYQVFPSEGGHADFAPRNELEFQLLKYLLDKHDIQRASVERVVSGLGITSIYQFLRDRQIDSENPEIAQIVRSWEQEAGQAEKTVDPGAAIGSAAVAKSDRLSEQTMQLFVEAYGAEAGNLALKLLPYGGLYIAGGIAPKIQPLMQNGSFMLSFTQKGRMRSLLEEIPVHIILNQQVGLIGAALSASRL; encoded by the coding sequence ATGACATTGCTATTAGCAGGAGATATCGGCGGGACCAAAACAATTTTGAGACTGGTGGAATCCTTGGAGTCGTTAGGGTTAAAAACTTTGCATGAGGAGAGTTACCGCAGTGGAGATTTTCCCGATTTAGTGCCAATAGTGCAGAAGTTTTTAGCCGCCGCGAATACATCAACACCAGAAAAAGCTTGTTTTGCGATCGCTGGCCCTGTGGTAAAAAATACTGCTAAACTGACTAACTTAGCCTGGTTTTTAGATACGGAACGTTTAGCCCAACAATTAGGTATACCTGCAATTTCCCTGATTAATGACTTTGCAGCCGTTGGTTATGGTATTTTTGGTTTAACCAAACAAGATTTACTCACTTTGCAAGTTGGGAAACACCAAGCCGATGCACCTATGGCGGTTATTGGTGCAGGAACAGGTTTAGGACAAGGTTTTTTAATCAAACAGGGAAACCAGTATCAAGTTTTTCCCTCAGAAGGTGGACACGCAGATTTTGCCCCCCGCAACGAGTTAGAGTTTCAATTGTTGAAATACTTGTTAGATAAACATGATATTCAACGTGCTTCTGTAGAAAGAGTAGTTTCTGGTTTGGGCATTACTTCCATTTACCAATTTTTAAGAGATCGTCAAATAGACTCCGAAAACCCAGAAATTGCCCAAATTGTCAGAAGTTGGGAACAAGAAGCCGGACAAGCCGAAAAAACCGTTGATCCTGGTGCAGCTATTGGTAGTGCAGCCGTAGCTAAAAGCGATCGCCTTTCAGAACAAACCATGCAACTCTTCGTTGAAGCTTACGGTGCCGAAGCTGGTAATTTAGCCTTGAAACTCTTACCCTACGGTGGATTATACATTGCTGGTGGTATCGCTCCCAAAATTCAGCCTTTGATGCAAAATGGTAGTTTTATGTTAAGTTTCACCCAAAAAGGAAGAATGCGTTCTCTCCTCGAAGAAATACCGGTGCATATAATTCTTAATCAACAAGTAGGATTAATTGGTGCTGCTTTGTCTGCGTCTAGGTTATAA
- a CDS encoding aminopeptidase P family protein produces MNISTSLPEILRHRRQKLGELIDFPAVLWSGGSSSRNFPANTFPFRANSHFLYFAGISLQNAAIRLERGNLQLFIDDPHPSSALWHGETPTREEIAAKIGADNARPMAELADYLENAASVSVQDAPTWTQQSQLLDRWVLPQQPPQGIDLELAKAIISLRIIHDEAALVELRKAAAVSVEAHKAGMARTGKAKLEAEVRAAMEAVIMGHNMTTAYTSIVTVHGEVLHNGHYYHSLQPGDLLLADVGAETETGWAADITRTWPVSGKFSPTQRDIYDIVLAAHDACIERIAPGVEYGEIHLLAAMIIAEGLVDLGILQGKPEDLVKMDLHALFFPHGIGHLLGLDVHDMEDLGDLAGYDEGRKRSSRFGLSYLRLNRPLRPGMLVTIEPGFYQVPGILNDPKIRDQYQYLVNWERLEKFADVRGIRIEDDVLVTESGREVLTAALPNQAEAIENLVS; encoded by the coding sequence ATGAACATCTCAACTTCTCTCCCAGAAATCCTCCGCCACCGTCGTCAAAAATTAGGAGAATTAATTGATTTTCCCGCCGTTCTCTGGTCAGGTGGTAGCAGTTCCCGCAACTTCCCTGCTAATACCTTTCCCTTTCGCGCCAATAGTCATTTCCTGTATTTTGCCGGAATTTCTCTGCAAAACGCCGCCATTCGCCTAGAAAGAGGCAATTTACAACTATTTATAGATGACCCTCACCCCAGCAGCGCCCTGTGGCATGGAGAAACCCCCACTCGTGAGGAAATAGCCGCTAAAATTGGCGCGGATAATGCTAGACCAATGGCAGAATTAGCAGATTATTTGGAAAATGCGGCTAGTGTTTCTGTACAAGATGCACCTACTTGGACACAACAATCACAATTATTAGATAGATGGGTATTACCTCAACAACCACCCCAAGGAATAGATTTAGAATTAGCTAAAGCGATTATTTCCTTACGTATTATCCACGATGAAGCGGCGCTAGTGGAATTACGTAAAGCTGCGGCTGTGAGTGTCGAAGCACATAAAGCGGGAATGGCTAGAACTGGTAAAGCGAAACTAGAAGCGGAAGTTCGCGCTGCAATGGAAGCAGTAATTATGGGTCATAATATGACTACTGCTTACACAAGTATTGTGACGGTGCATGGTGAAGTTTTACATAATGGGCATTATTACCACTCCCTACAACCAGGAGATTTACTTTTAGCTGATGTGGGTGCGGAAACAGAAACTGGTTGGGCTGCTGATATCACTCGCACTTGGCCTGTTTCTGGTAAATTTTCGCCTACTCAAAGGGATATTTATGATATTGTTTTAGCTGCCCATGATGCTTGTATTGAGAGGATAGCCCCTGGTGTGGAATATGGGGAAATTCATCTTTTAGCTGCAATGATTATTGCCGAAGGTTTGGTAGATTTGGGAATTTTACAAGGTAAACCGGAAGATTTGGTGAAAATGGATCTTCATGCGTTGTTTTTCCCCCACGGAATTGGGCATTTATTGGGCTTAGATGTGCATGATATGGAAGATTTGGGAGATTTAGCAGGGTATGATGAGGGCAGAAAAAGAAGTAGTCGCTTTGGTTTAAGTTACCTGCGTTTAAATCGTCCTCTACGTCCGGGAATGTTAGTGACAATTGAACCAGGATTTTATCAAGTTCCCGGAATTTTAAATGATCCGAAAATTCGTGATCAATATCAATATTTAGTCAACTGGGAACGGTTAGAAAAATTTGCTGATGTGCGTGGAATTCGGATTGAAGATGATGTTTTAGTAACAGAATCAGGTAGGGAAGTTTTAACTGCTGCATTACCAAATCAAGCAGAGGCAATAGAGAATTTAGTATCGTAA
- the menH gene encoding 2-succinyl-6-hydroxy-2,4-cyclohexadiene-1-carboxylate synthase, whose amino-acid sequence MISEEIAPLDKNYKFNYFLIRHLDRPVILFLHGFIGNIHEFDEVIKLLGKDFSYLTLDLPGHGKTTVLGGNEYYKMEPTAKAIINLLDVLKIEKCFLVGYSMGGRLTLYLTLHFPERFIKVVLESASPGLLTDTERLARIKSDDKIAQKLTRIIDKHEFNIFLENWYNQPIFANFKNHPAFQHILESRLKNNPLELTKSLRFMGTGYQPSLWEKLAENQIPLLLLVGEYDEKFININTAMSYRSELAKLQIIKQAGHNTHLENTLAFVRKIRKFLI is encoded by the coding sequence ATGATTTCTGAAGAAATAGCCCCATTAGATAAAAATTATAAATTTAACTATTTTTTAATTAGACATCTGGATAGACCAGTAATTCTTTTTCTGCACGGTTTCATAGGTAACATCCATGAATTTGATGAAGTCATAAAATTATTAGGTAAAGATTTTTCTTATCTTACTCTTGATTTGCCAGGACATGGTAAAACTACAGTCTTAGGAGGTAATGAATACTATAAAATGGAACCCACAGCCAAAGCTATCATCAACTTATTGGATGTATTAAAAATAGAAAAATGCTTTTTGGTTGGTTATTCAATGGGAGGAAGATTAACTTTATATCTCACCCTCCATTTTCCTGAGAGGTTTATCAAGGTTGTATTAGAATCAGCTTCCCCAGGATTACTAACAGATACAGAAAGATTAGCCCGGATTAAAAGTGATGACAAAATTGCCCAAAAACTAACAAGAATTATTGATAAACATGAGTTTAATATCTTTTTGGAAAATTGGTATAATCAGCCTATTTTTGCTAATTTTAAAAATCATCCAGCATTTCAACATATACTAGAAAGTCGGTTAAAAAATAATCCTCTAGAACTGACAAAATCTCTACGATTTATGGGGACTGGATACCAGCCTTCTTTGTGGGAAAAACTAGCAGAAAATCAAATTCCTTTACTTTTGCTAGTTGGTGAATATGATGAGAAATTTATCAATATTAATACAGCCATGTCCTACAGAAGTGAATTAGCAAAACTACAAATAATTAAGCAAGCTGGACATAATACTCACTTGGAAAATACATTGGCATTTGTGCGGAAGATTAGAAAGTTTTTGATTTAG
- a CDS encoding glycoside hydrolase family protein, protein MTFKLKGVEKLIGPIAALLGFVYLFQWYIFGDLQSTTDPVFDRQQPPLVMKDGDPYIRALMRTISFSESNTKRPYSVLYGGQQVNDLSRHPQICVTIVTGPNTGNCSTAAGRYQIINTTWYEIAPRYHPHPSQLMFWNNYSFEAEYQDVVVYRWLNDSKVWGIDISQQLRQKKLNEVLRRLSPTWTSLGFGIETNSNTRFLPQVYQKLLQEELTDANKAVGANSTPSSDSLNKSK, encoded by the coding sequence ATGACTTTTAAACTCAAAGGTGTAGAAAAACTAATTGGTCCTATCGCAGCACTTCTGGGCTTCGTGTATCTTTTTCAATGGTACATTTTTGGAGATTTGCAATCAACAACCGATCCGGTATTTGACAGACAACAACCCCCCTTAGTGATGAAAGACGGAGATCCTTATATCCGTGCTTTGATGCGGACTATATCCTTCAGTGAGTCTAATACCAAGCGTCCCTACTCTGTGTTATATGGTGGTCAACAGGTAAATGACCTTAGTCGTCACCCTCAGATATGCGTCACCATTGTCACAGGGCCAAATACAGGTAATTGTTCTACTGCTGCGGGTAGATATCAAATTATTAATACTACTTGGTATGAAATTGCTCCCCGCTATCATCCCCATCCTTCGCAGTTGATGTTCTGGAATAATTATAGTTTTGAAGCTGAGTATCAAGATGTAGTAGTTTACCGTTGGTTGAATGATTCAAAGGTTTGGGGAATTGATATTTCTCAACAACTACGTCAAAAAAAATTAAATGAAGTTTTACGTCGACTTTCTCCCACTTGGACAAGTTTAGGATTTGGGATAGAAACTAATTCTAATACTCGCTTTTTACCCCAAGTTTATCAGAAGCTTTTGCAAGAAGAATTAACAGATGCTAATAAAGCAGTAGGGGCAAATTCTACACCGTCTTCAGATTCTTTGAATAAATCAAAATAA
- a CDS encoding NAD(P)H-binding protein yields MKAFVAGATGETGRRIVQQLVARNIPVRALVRDQQKAQAIFSPEVELVVGDVLAPESLMAALGDSTVVLCATGAKPSFDPTGPYKVDFEGTKNLVDAAKAKQIEHFILVSSLCVSQFFHPLNLFWLILVWKKQAEEYIHKSGLTYTIVRPGGLKNEDNTDAIIMQGADTLFDGSIPRQKVAQVCVESLFESAASNKIVEIVAKPEATRKSFEELFQGIGNR; encoded by the coding sequence ATGAAAGCATTTGTAGCAGGTGCAACAGGTGAAACCGGTCGTCGGATAGTACAACAGTTAGTAGCCAGGAATATTCCGGTTCGTGCCTTGGTGCGGGATCAGCAAAAAGCTCAAGCTATCTTCTCTCCTGAAGTTGAGTTAGTTGTGGGAGATGTGTTAGCACCAGAAAGCCTAATGGCTGCATTAGGTGATAGTACCGTAGTCCTGTGCGCCACAGGTGCAAAACCCAGTTTTGACCCAACAGGCCCTTATAAGGTCGATTTTGAAGGTACGAAAAATTTAGTTGATGCAGCTAAAGCCAAGCAAATAGAGCATTTTATTCTGGTTTCTTCGTTGTGTGTTTCCCAGTTTTTTCATCCGCTAAACTTGTTTTGGTTAATTTTAGTATGGAAAAAGCAAGCTGAAGAATACATTCACAAAAGTGGACTCACTTATACAATTGTCCGACCTGGAGGACTGAAAAATGAAGATAACACCGATGCCATAATTATGCAGGGCGCTGATACTTTGTTTGATGGTAGCATCCCTCGGCAAAAAGTGGCTCAGGTTTGTGTTGAATCTTTGTTTGAATCTGCTGCAAGTAATAAAATTGTCGAGATTGTCGCTAAACCGGAAGCCACCCGCAAAAGCTTCGAGGAATTATTTCAGGGAATAGGGAATAGGTGA
- a CDS encoding DUF1997 domain-containing protein — MVANNWEFQTLEITESVLPTDSSVASDETPAKEAHGGPSRFHSRHQDCMEMYAPKEQVAEYLNSHSSWFVRCAEPMRVEPLGQNGYALVIGRFGSFGYEVEPKIGLELLAPQQGKYHIRTIPIPDYQAPGYDVDYNACMELVESLPGITKVEWELYLTVELHFPRFIQRLPHSLIQSTGDRLLNQIVRQVSRRLTRKVQEDFHQSLGVPFPVNSKKKRHR; from the coding sequence ATGGTAGCAAACAACTGGGAATTTCAAACCTTGGAAATAACTGAATCAGTTTTACCAACGGATTCAAGCGTAGCCTCAGATGAAACACCAGCAAAAGAAGCTCATGGTGGTCCTAGCAGATTCCATAGTCGTCATCAAGACTGCATGGAAATGTATGCCCCTAAAGAACAGGTTGCTGAGTATCTGAATTCCCATTCTTCATGGTTTGTACGCTGTGCTGAACCGATGAGGGTGGAACCTTTGGGACAAAATGGCTATGCGTTGGTAATTGGTCGGTTTGGTTCTTTTGGTTATGAAGTTGAGCCAAAAATTGGTTTGGAATTGTTAGCCCCACAGCAAGGTAAATACCACATCCGCACAATTCCTATCCCTGACTACCAAGCTCCCGGTTATGATGTGGACTATAATGCGTGCATGGAATTAGTAGAAAGTTTGCCGGGGATAACAAAGGTGGAATGGGAATTATATTTGACGGTTGAGCTTCATTTTCCCAGATTTATTCAGCGATTACCCCATTCTTTAATTCAGTCTACAGGCGATCGCCTACTTAATCAAATTGTCCGTCAAGTATCCCGTCGTTTAACTCGCAAAGTCCAAGAAGATTTTCATCAATCTCTCGGTGTTCCCTTTCCTGTTAATTCTAAGAAAAAGCGTCATAGGTGA
- a CDS encoding DUF4079 domain-containing protein, giving the protein MSLELSPEVKYGLNFFHPAMMWILLALSLYAAYLGLQVQRTRNAQGEEKKELIKGKYTIKHHQIGSIILALMVAGSIGGMAVTYINNGKLFVGPHLLAGLGMTGLIAFSASLSPFMQKGANWARATHILLNFGILGLFIWQAFSGVEIVLRIISKA; this is encoded by the coding sequence ATGAGTCTAGAACTTTCTCCAGAAGTGAAATACGGGTTGAACTTCTTTCACCCAGCAATGATGTGGATACTATTAGCACTCTCCTTGTATGCAGCTTACTTAGGTTTACAAGTACAGCGTACCAGAAATGCTCAGGGTGAAGAAAAGAAAGAATTGATTAAAGGCAAATATACAATTAAACACCACCAAATTGGGTCTATCATCTTAGCTTTGATGGTAGCAGGTTCAATTGGTGGCATGGCAGTCACTTACATCAATAACGGTAAATTGTTTGTTGGACCCCACCTGTTAGCTGGCTTAGGGATGACAGGTTTGATCGCATTTTCTGCGTCCTTGTCTCCCTTTATGCAAAAAGGAGCAAATTGGGCGCGTGCGACTCATATTCTTCTTAATTTTGGGATTTTAGGGTTATTTATTTGGCAAGCTTTCTCAGGCGTAGAAATCGTCCTCAGAATTATTAGTAAAGCATAG
- a CDS encoding ankyrin repeat domain-containing protein: protein MTENNNNLLIKAAKSGDIKRLCELLATGAKVDACDRNGTTALMFAANLGYTEIVRSLLDFGANINLPRKTYRLTALMLAASNNQVDIVKLLISRGADINAINEDGSTALMAAAQKGHLDVVQVLLAAGADANITDKDDDNALKLAIKQGYTAVVQAIIQNGKFVNTPDAEGETPLMIAADWGYLDVVQTLLLHGADPNLKNADGSTAMLAAAAAGHSNIVAALLDAGAEINHQDKEGETALHFAVVEEYLDIVKILLHRGANVEIRNHLGDTPLLIAAFQGYSEIVAALMGAGADANKKNFGEVALTLAVSQEHTQTVKVLLDYGANINALADDGKTALVKALVGNHPDIFKLLLEKGADVNFQDSAGATVLMWSAAEGYTQAVQMLITAGADVNLKNQGGYTALMIAEFNSYRTIARILRQAGAQD from the coding sequence ATGACTGAAAACAATAATAATCTACTGATCAAGGCGGCAAAAAGCGGCGATATCAAGCGGCTTTGTGAACTACTGGCAACTGGTGCTAAAGTGGATGCGTGCGATCGCAATGGCACTACAGCATTAATGTTTGCGGCTAATTTAGGTTATACAGAAATAGTGCGATCGCTCCTAGATTTTGGCGCTAATATCAACCTACCTAGAAAAACATACCGTTTAACAGCGTTAATGTTGGCAGCTAGTAATAATCAGGTTGATATTGTCAAGCTTTTAATATCTAGAGGTGCAGATATAAATGCCATTAATGAAGATGGCAGCACAGCTTTAATGGCTGCCGCCCAAAAAGGGCATCTTGATGTAGTACAGGTTCTCTTAGCTGCCGGTGCTGATGCCAATATTACTGATAAAGATGATGATAACGCCCTCAAACTGGCAATCAAACAAGGCTACACAGCAGTTGTTCAAGCCATAATACAAAATGGTAAGTTTGTCAATACCCCGGATGCAGAAGGTGAGACACCCTTAATGATAGCCGCAGACTGGGGATATTTGGATGTAGTACAAACACTGTTGTTACATGGGGCTGATCCCAATTTAAAAAACGCCGATGGTAGCACTGCAATGTTAGCAGCCGCTGCCGCAGGCCATAGTAATATTGTTGCAGCTTTATTAGATGCAGGTGCAGAAATTAATCACCAAGATAAAGAAGGTGAAACCGCTCTGCACTTTGCTGTTGTGGAAGAATACCTAGATATAGTAAAAATCTTACTGCATCGGGGTGCAAATGTAGAAATTAGAAATCATCTTGGAGATACACCCTTACTTATAGCAGCATTCCAAGGATATAGCGAAATAGTAGCAGCTTTAATGGGTGCAGGAGCAGATGCGAACAAAAAGAACTTTGGTGAAGTTGCCCTCACATTGGCAGTATCTCAAGAACACACCCAGACAGTCAAAGTATTACTTGACTATGGTGCTAATATCAATGCTCTAGCAGATGATGGTAAAACTGCTTTAGTTAAAGCTTTAGTCGGCAACCATCCAGATATATTCAAGCTGCTGTTAGAAAAAGGAGCAGATGTAAATTTTCAAGACTCAGCAGGTGCAACGGTTTTAATGTGGTCTGCTGCTGAGGGTTATACTCAAGCTGTGCAGATGTTAATTACAGCCGGAGCAGATGTAAATTTAAAAAACCAAGGTGGTTATACAGCTTTAATGATTGCTGAATTTAATAGCTATCGCACAATTGCCCGAATTTTACGACAAGCTGGGGCGCAGGACTAA
- a CDS encoding cobalamin biosynthesis protein gives MQVDLLFPQVLWVGIGCQKRISPQLISAAIEKVFREYQLTHTDIAGIATIDIKASEFGLREFCRINNLPLKTFTAEILAGVCVPNPGKIITETVGTPSVAEASAIIAAAQMTSEVTLLVPKQIFRLPGEAGAVTVAVAGIGNRE, from the coding sequence GTGCAAGTAGATTTATTGTTTCCACAGGTTTTATGGGTGGGTATCGGTTGTCAAAAACGAATTTCTCCCCAGTTAATTAGTGCAGCAATTGAGAAAGTCTTTCGAGAATATCAGCTTACCCATACTGATATAGCGGGTATTGCTACCATTGATATTAAAGCGTCTGAATTTGGTTTAAGAGAATTTTGTCGAATAAATAATTTGCCTTTAAAAACCTTCACGGCAGAAATTCTGGCTGGTGTCTGTGTTCCTAACCCTGGAAAAATAATTACAGAAACCGTGGGAACACCTAGTGTAGCAGAGGCATCTGCTATTATTGCTGCTGCTCAAATGACTTCAGAAGTGACGTTATTAGTTCCCAAGCAAATTTTTCGTTTACCAGGGGAAGCTGGGGCAGTTACGGTAGCTGTTGCAGGAATAGGGAATAGGGAATAG
- a CDS encoding phage holin family protein has protein sequence MKHFLLTWLGTALALLITSQIVPGFIIKTFVAALFAAIVIGLVNAIIRPILSLLTFPITLITFGLFTFVINALTLWLASAITPGSGFEIQGFVPAFLGSIVLAIVSSIINYFLRVVD, from the coding sequence ATGAAACACTTTTTATTAACTTGGCTTGGTACAGCGTTAGCATTATTAATCACATCTCAAATTGTACCAGGTTTCATTATCAAGACTTTTGTCGCGGCCTTATTTGCTGCTATTGTCATCGGTTTGGTAAATGCTATTATTCGCCCAATTTTGAGTTTGTTAACATTTCCCATCACCTTGATTACTTTTGGTTTATTTACCTTTGTTATCAATGCTTTAACTCTGTGGTTGGCAAGTGCTATCACTCCCGGTTCTGGCTTTGAAATTCAAGGTTTTGTACCTGCTTTTCTCGGCTCTATTGTGCTGGCAATTGTTTCTAGTATTATTAACTATTTTCTCAGAGTTGTTGACTGA